A genomic segment from Elusimicrobiota bacterium encodes:
- a CDS encoding DUF2905 domain-containing protein: MAYFGKLLIVFGLIVIGIGLILVFGVKIPYLGKLPGDIYIKKENFTFYFPMATCIILSIVISFVLWLISKR; this comes from the coding sequence TTGGCTTATTTTGGAAAATTATTGATAGTTTTTGGACTGATTGTTATTGGTATTGGTTTGATACTTGTTTTCGGCGTCAAAATTCCGTATTTAGGTAAACTCCCGGGTGATATCTATATTAAGAAAGAAAATTTCACCTTCTATTTCCCAATGGCTACCTGTATTATTTTAAGTATTGTGATTTCATTTGTTTTATGGCTGATTTCCAAAAGATAA
- a CDS encoding epoxyqueuosine reductase QueH has product MKPILLHTCCGACGFIATKFLEAKFNINYFWFNPNIDTIQEHEKRLDVARKNFSVIVDEYNSSEGREWLDNFQEFAYQQEKRCKECYRFRLTRTVNKAKELKIDWFSTTLLVSPYQKHEILKKVAGELADINGLKFYYFDGRTDFYKNLTEFKKLGFYTQKYCGCKFSKNEK; this is encoded by the coding sequence ATGAAACCAATTTTGCTTCATACCTGTTGCGGTGCCTGTGGTTTTATAGCAACTAAATTTTTAGAGGCTAAATTTAACATAAACTATTTTTGGTTCAATCCGAATATAGATACAATACAAGAGCACGAAAAACGGCTTGATGTTGCCCGAAAGAATTTTTCTGTTATAGTTGATGAATACAATAGTAGCGAGGGGAGGGAGTGGCTTGATAATTTCCAAGAATTTGCCTATCAACAAGAAAAACGATGTAAAGAATGTTATCGGTTCCGTCTGACAAGAACGGTTAATAAAGCCAAAGAACTGAAAATAGATTGGTTTTCAACAACACTATTGGTGAGCCCTTATCAGAAACACGAGATTCTAAAAAAAGTTGCTGGAGAACTTGCAGACATAAATGGGCTTAAATTTTATTATTTTGATGGTAGAACAGATTTCTATAAAAATTTAACCGAGTTTAAAAAATTAGGTTTTTATACGCAGAAATACTGTGGTTGTAAATTCAGCAAGAATGAAAAATAA
- a CDS encoding SpoIID/LytB domain-containing protein yields MADFQKITFQFLLFAILYSLFAAFTGCAVPRKKPPEVAKPIPAVIIPPPAPPAPPPPPSKPTEEIKIKIGLLENVSHLTIGSENKLVITDIKTDDRFEMPGGSIKIVNGKLVFGKKQFLHSIKISTLKNKDKISVNGKKYKGDIIIKIINKKKIRVINELGLEEYLCGVLPKEVAPDWHEEALKAQAVVARTFALKNFNRHISSGFNLCNQTHCQVYTSSDAEDERSNKAVYETQGEVLVYDDKLISSFYHSSCGGRTEDIKNVWNTPSLENPEYLSSVKCGFCTKDKWYNWSAACSLKKITVCLKNSGYKIGTVKKIKTIGHTSSNRVKEILVEHSKGKLWLLSNRFRTAIGANIIRSTNFIVKTKNNIVYFNGHGWGHGVGMCQWGAKGMAEDGWDYKDILQHFYKGVKIKKFENLK; encoded by the coding sequence ATGGCTGATTTCCAAAAGATAACCTTTCAGTTTTTGCTATTCGCTATTCTCTATTCTCTATTTGCTGCCTTTACCGGCTGTGCAGTCCCTCGGAAAAAACCACCAGAAGTTGCTAAACCTATTCCTGCAGTAATCATACCGCCACCTGCACCACCCGCTCCCCCCCCACCACCATCTAAACCTACAGAAGAAATAAAAATCAAAATCGGACTGCTTGAAAATGTATCTCATCTTACAATCGGCTCCGAGAACAAACTTGTAATTACTGATATAAAAACAGATGACAGATTTGAAATGCCAGGTGGCTCAATAAAAATTGTAAATGGCAAACTTGTTTTTGGCAAAAAGCAGTTTTTACATAGTATAAAAATCAGCACGCTAAAAAATAAAGATAAAATTAGTGTTAATGGTAAAAAATATAAAGGTGATATAATAATAAAAATTATTAACAAAAAAAAAATTAGAGTTATAAACGAACTCGGACTTGAAGAATATCTCTGTGGTGTGCTGCCAAAAGAGGTTGCGCCGGATTGGCATGAAGAAGCATTAAAAGCACAGGCGGTTGTCGCACGAACTTTTGCATTAAAAAATTTTAATAGACATATATCATCTGGCTTCAATCTGTGTAATCAGACACATTGTCAGGTTTATACCAGTAGCGATGCCGAAGACGAACGAAGTAACAAAGCGGTATATGAGACACAAGGCGAGGTGCTTGTCTATGACGATAAACTCATAAGTTCATTTTACCATTCAAGTTGTGGTGGCAGAACAGAAGATATAAAAAATGTATGGAATACACCGAGCTTGGAGAATCCGGAATATCTCAGTAGTGTAAAATGCGGATTTTGTACAAAGGATAAATGGTACAACTGGTCTGCTGCGTGTTCGCTAAAAAAAATTACCGTTTGCCTCAAGAATTCCGGTTATAAAATTGGCACAGTAAAAAAAATCAAAACTATAGGCCACACTTCGTCAAACAGAGTAAAAGAGATTTTAGTTGAACATTCCAAAGGCAAACTATGGCTTTTATCAAACAGGTTTAGAACAGCGATAGGCGCTAACATTATTCGTAGCACAAATTTTATAGTAAAAACCAAAAATAATATCGTATATTTCAACGGGCACGGTTGGGGTCACGGTGTTGGTATGTGTCAATGGGGCGCCAAAGGAATGGCAGAAGATGGTTGGGATTATAAAGATATCCTGCAACATTTTTATAAAGGTGTCAAAATAAAAAAATTTGAAAACCTAAAATGA
- the ruvB gene encoding Holliday junction branch migration DNA helicase RuvB — MEKRIITPVTTDEEDKIDYTLRPQTLDEFVGQERLKENLKIFIAAAKKRKEPLDHCLFYSPPGLGKTTLAHIIARELGVNLKSTSGPVIEKVGDLAAILTNLSYNDVFFIDEIHRLNRIVEESLYPVLEDFKLDIVIGQGPSAKTIKLDIPKFTLIGATTRAGLLTSPLRERFGITAHIDFYTVDNLKDILIRSGKILNITADKNGLELIAKRSRGTPRIANRLLRRLRDFADIKTGGLITRELAEDALKSLGIDSEGLDEIDRKILLTIIDKFSGGPVGIETIAVAVSEEIDTITDVYEPYLIQAGFLARTSRGRIVTESAYRHLGLPTKRQQELL, encoded by the coding sequence ATGGAAAAACGAATAATTACACCTGTAACAACAGATGAAGAAGACAAAATTGACTACACGCTTAGACCTCAGACGCTGGATGAATTTGTTGGTCAGGAAAGACTTAAAGAGAACCTGAAAATTTTTATAGCCGCTGCAAAAAAAAGAAAAGAACCACTTGACCACTGCCTTTTTTATTCACCACCCGGTTTGGGTAAAACCACACTTGCACATATAATCGCACGAGAGTTAGGTGTGAATCTGAAATCAACATCAGGTCCGGTTATAGAAAAAGTGGGCGACCTGGCAGCAATACTTACCAACCTTTCTTACAATGATGTTTTTTTTATTGACGAGATTCATCGGTTAAACAGGATAGTTGAAGAATCGCTGTATCCTGTTCTGGAAGATTTCAAACTTGATATTGTTATCGGACAGGGTCCTTCTGCAAAAACAATCAAACTTGATATTCCGAAATTTACTCTTATAGGCGCCACTACCCGTGCCGGACTTCTTACATCCCCGTTAAGAGAACGGTTCGGTATTACAGCGCATATAGATTTTTATACGGTTGATAACTTAAAAGACATTTTAATACGGTCAGGCAAAATTTTGAATATTACTGCTGACAAAAACGGGCTTGAACTTATTGCGAAACGGAGTCGCGGAACTCCCCGAATAGCCAACCGTTTGTTAAGGCGGCTGCGTGATTTTGCAGATATAAAAACAGGCGGGCTGATTACCCGCGAACTTGCTGAAGATGCGCTAAAATCACTCGGGATTGATTCTGAAGGGCTTGATGAAATAGACAGGAAAATTCTTTTAACAATTATTGATAAGTTTTCAGGCGGACCTGTTGGGATTGAAACAATCGCAGTTGCAGTTTCAGAAGAGATAGATACTATCACAGATGTCTATGAGCCATATCTTATACAGGCTGGTTTTTTAGCAAGAACCTCGCGGGGTAGAATCGTCACTGAATCCGCATACAGACATCTGGGTCTACCAACCAAACGTCAGCAGGAACTCCTGTAA
- the queA gene encoding tRNA preQ1(34) S-adenosylmethionine ribosyltransferase-isomerase QueA: protein MKVSDFDYVLPKEFISQYPAEMRDESKLLVLHRDTGKIEHKSFKDIVNYFSAGDVLIVNKTKVIPARLFGKKVTGGKIEILILGYGDNKIVPAIVSPLKNLKPTTRIFFDKDFCEVVGIEDGIVKLKFSENINLILEKHGRIPLPPYIKRDLVQSDIERYQTVFAAVSGSIAAPTAGLHFTKEILELLEHKNVKVAEVLLHISLATFSKVKSENITQHKMGEEYFEIEKLSADIINLAKRKIAVGTSSVRVLETVSDGKNVLANRGTTNLFIYPGYKFKNTDAVITNFHLPKTTLLMLVCAFAGRDLIFNAYEEAKQKNYRFASYGDAMLIL from the coding sequence ATGAAAGTTTCAGATTTTGATTATGTCCTGCCAAAAGAGTTTATTAGCCAGTACCCGGCTGAAATGCGGGACGAGTCAAAACTGTTAGTGCTTCACAGAGATACTGGGAAGATTGAGCATAAAAGTTTCAAAGATATAGTTAATTATTTTTCTGCTGGCGATGTTTTAATCGTCAACAAGACAAAAGTAATACCTGCCCGGCTTTTTGGCAAAAAAGTAACTGGCGGAAAAATAGAAATTCTGATACTTGGATATGGTGACAACAAAATCGTTCCCGCAATAGTCAGTCCACTAAAAAATCTTAAACCAACCACCAGAATATTTTTTGATAAAGATTTTTGTGAAGTCGTTGGAATAGAGGATGGTATTGTAAAACTAAAATTTTCCGAAAATATAAATTTGATTCTTGAAAAACACGGGCGAATTCCGCTTCCGCCATACATAAAAAGGGATTTGGTTCAATCAGATATTGAACGGTATCAGACAGTTTTTGCTGCTGTCAGCGGTTCCATTGCAGCGCCGACAGCAGGGCTCCATTTTACCAAAGAGATTCTGGAGTTGCTTGAGCATAAAAATGTAAAAGTTGCAGAAGTGCTTTTGCATATTTCCTTGGCTACTTTTTCAAAAGTAAAATCTGAAAATATAACACAACATAAAATGGGTGAAGAGTATTTTGAAATAGAAAAGTTGTCAGCGGACATAATTAACCTGGCAAAAAGAAAAATAGCAGTTGGGACATCGTCGGTAAGGGTTTTAGAAACCGTATCAGATGGTAAAAATGTTCTGGCAAATAGAGGGACAACGAATCTTTTTATATATCCTGGCTACAAGTTCAAAAACACTGATGCTGTAATTACAAATTTTCATTTACCGAAAACAACACTTTTAATGCTTGTATGCGCATTCGCTGGACGAGATTTAATTTTTAACGCATATGAAGAAGCCAAACAAAAAAATTATAGATTCGCTTCCTACGGTGACGCAATGTTGATTTTGTAA
- a CDS encoding DUF3006 family protein, whose amino-acid sequence MRAVIDRIEDGKIVVLTIIGGGEMLIPAKQFKKFKIHEGMWLDIEFKPNREAEDKARQKVIKLQQELLKK is encoded by the coding sequence ATGCGTGCTGTGATTGATAGGATTGAAGATGGAAAGATTGTTGTTCTGACAATTATCGGCGGTGGTGAGATGTTAATACCAGCTAAGCAGTTTAAAAAATTCAAAATTCACGAAGGGATGTGGCTGGATATAGAATTCAAGCCAAACAGGGAAGCCGAGGATAAAGCCAGACAGAAAGTTATAAAACTTCAGCAGGAATTATTGAAAAAATGA
- a CDS encoding 6-bladed beta-propeller, whose amino-acid sequence MKKIGIVLGILFLILVIPATTRADNYTLAKEWGSYGGADGQFDSPSGIAIDSFNNIYVVERYNHRIQKFDSNGNFILKFGSYGNSDGQLKYPSGIAIDSSGNVYVADSGNYRIQKFDSNGNFIFQFGSYGWGGNGLFNQISSIAVDSSGSIYVIDAEYTYQYRIKKFDSNGNFILKWGSNGSGDGQFSYPKGIVCDSSNNVYIADSGNKRIQKFDSNGNFILKWGSYGNGDGQFNYPSGIAVDSSGNVYVADSGNYRIQKFDSTGNFISQFDCLYSLSGIAMDSFNNIYVVSSNKVVKFIPISKVQSLKKEKFFVGKNLFYPNKSEKAQIYYHLNNGSNVLIRVYDIAGDLVKEILDGYCDAGDYVEYWDGSGAKSGLYIISIKTDEYTKRAKVGVVK is encoded by the coding sequence ATGAAAAAAATTGGTATAGTTCTTGGTATCTTGTTTTTAATTTTAGTAATACCAGCTACAACTCGGGCTGATAATTATACACTTGCTAAAGAATGGGGAAGTTATGGCGGTGCTGATGGTCAGTTTGATTCACCTTCTGGGATTGCTATTGATTCTTTTAATAATATCTATGTTGTGGAAAGATATAACCATCGTATTCAGAAATTTGATTCTAACGGGAACTTTATACTTAAATTTGGAAGTTATGGCAATAGTGATGGACAATTAAAGTATCCATCAGGTATTGCTATCGATTCATCAGGTAATGTTTATGTAGCAGATAGTGGTAATTATCGTATCCAAAAATTTGATTCTAATGGGAATTTTATTTTCCAATTTGGAAGTTATGGTTGGGGTGGTAATGGTCTGTTTAATCAAATAAGTTCAATTGCAGTTGATTCTTCGGGTAGTATTTATGTAATAGATGCGGAATATACATATCAATATCGTATCAAAAAGTTTGATTCAAATGGAAACTTCATTCTTAAATGGGGCAGTAATGGAAGCGGAGACGGACAGTTTTCCTATCCTAAAGGTATTGTCTGCGATTCTTCAAACAATGTTTATATTGCTGATTCTGGGAATAAGAGGATTCAAAAATTTGACTCAAACGGAAATTTTATACTCAAATGGGGCAGTTATGGAAATGGCGATGGGCAGTTTAACTATCCAAGCGGCATTGCAGTTGATTCTTCCGGTAATGTTTATGTAGCAGATAGTGGTAATTATCGTATCCAGAAATTTGATTCTACTGGGAATTTCATCTCCCAATTTGATTGTTTATACTCCCTATCTGGAATTGCTATGGATTCGTTCAATAATATCTATGTGGTTAGTTCTAATAAAGTAGTAAAGTTCATTCCAATTTCTAAAGTACAGAGTTTGAAAAAAGAAAAGTTTTTTGTTGGAAAAAATCTTTTTTATCCAAATAAAAGTGAAAAAGCACAGATTTATTATCATCTGAATAATGGGAGCAATGTTTTGATAAGGGTTTATGATATTGCAGGAGACCTTGTAAAAGAAATTCTTGATGGATATTGTGACGCAGGTGACTATGTTGAATACTGGGATGGAAGTGGTGCAAAATCCGGATTGTACATTATTTCTATAAAAACTGATGAATACACAAAACGAGCAAAAGTCGGTGTGGTTAAATAG
- a CDS encoding CsgG/HfaB family protein: MKPKNLKKRDVSLTLNMTQWGHSDPDEYREKNLNMKIFLTFVLVIFIFSNSVFAKGEFLKIVPGALEVSMGETGTSIYGNLSASALNPASLAFLRRDELTTTYLSHFTGINYGYLAGSKRLSKRSTIAPSIIYLGTSEDIRDTIGTKTGDAFSYYGAVYSVAYSIRIGRIVGIGITPKFAQEKLENYSNSFCLLDFGGFVRLGNFSLGISETNLGLDDSGDWTGKLLRYVVSGSYQKGKLTCSIDSGPRAEKFFSSFGLRYKISSQFNLSAGANFTDENIFLKLKSVKYSGGLGFEHKDYRMDYAIVPYRDLGLTHRIAVSYHFGKYRIPEEKHITAEAEPITLEKGTHIAVIDFEAKEPISQSEALFVADLFRGALVESRYFKVVERRNMETILAEQGFQQTGCTTTECAVQIGKILNVQKMVVGSFGKLGEFYILPIRIVDVETGQIVYSAKVSCKNLTPDEIENMVKELVSKMVTR, encoded by the coding sequence GTGAAACCGAAGAATCTTAAAAAGCGAGATGTTTCGCTGACGCTCAACATGACACAATGGGGTCATTCTGACCCCGATGAATATCGGGAAAAGAATCTCAATATGAAAATTTTTTTAACATTTGTACTGGTTATCTTTATTTTTTCAAATTCTGTATTTGCTAAAGGCGAATTCCTGAAAATTGTTCCTGGTGCCTTGGAAGTTAGTATGGGTGAAACGGGCACATCAATATATGGAAATCTTTCTGCTTCTGCACTGAATCCTGCCTCACTTGCGTTTCTCAGACGAGATGAACTAACAACAACATATCTTTCACATTTCACAGGAATAAATTATGGCTATTTAGCAGGTAGCAAAAGATTGAGTAAAAGAAGCACTATCGCACCATCAATAATTTATCTCGGGACAAGTGAAGATATAAGGGATACAATCGGCACAAAAACGGGTGACGCGTTTTCTTATTATGGTGCTGTATATTCTGTAGCATATTCTATAAGAATTGGTAGAATTGTCGGCATAGGGATAACACCCAAATTTGCCCAAGAAAAACTTGAAAATTATTCAAACAGTTTTTGTTTATTAGATTTTGGCGGGTTCGTTCGTTTAGGAAATTTTAGTTTAGGGATAAGCGAGACCAATTTAGGTTTAGATGACAGTGGTGATTGGACAGGAAAATTATTGAGATATGTTGTATCAGGCAGTTATCAAAAGGGAAAACTTACCTGTAGTATTGATTCAGGTCCAAGAGCAGAAAAGTTTTTTAGTTCATTCGGCTTAAGATATAAGATAAGTTCACAGTTTAATTTGTCTGCTGGTGCAAACTTTACAGATGAGAATATTTTTCTTAAACTGAAGTCGGTAAAATACAGTGGTGGGTTGGGTTTTGAGCATAAAGATTATCGGATGGACTATGCAATTGTTCCTTACAGAGATTTAGGTTTAACACATCGGATTGCTGTTTCTTATCATTTTGGTAAATACAGAATTCCCGAAGAAAAACATATTACAGCAGAAGCAGAGCCAATAACTTTAGAGAAAGGAACACATATAGCAGTGATTGATTTTGAGGCAAAAGAGCCAATATCTCAGTCAGAGGCATTGTTTGTTGCTGACCTTTTTCGCGGTGCATTGGTTGAGTCACGATATTTTAAAGTTGTAGAACGACGAAATATGGAAACGATACTTGCAGAACAGGGCTTCCAGCAGACAGGATGTACTACAACGGAATGTGCTGTGCAAATAGGCAAAATTCTTAATGTCCAGAAAATGGTTGTAGGCTCATTTGGTAAACTTGGTGAGTTCTATATTCTGCCAATAAGGATTGTAGATGTAGAAACAGGGCAGATAGTTTATTCTGCCAAAGTTTCTTGTAAAAATTTAACTCCCGATGAAATTGAAAATATGGTAAAAGAATTGGTTAGTAAAATGGTTACAAGATGA
- a CDS encoding DNA internalization-related competence protein ComEC/Rec2 produces MRDAKLKFLVILFTGLLVVNLYSQQETKPKNLEVYFLDVGQGDGAFLKTPNGKNILIDAGQCALEDDEFDAGKEIVIPFLVKQGITKIDCIVASHAHADHIGGLISIMKKYPVGEVLDTGFPYPSPVYTRFLQVIKLKKIKYKIVTRGEILHWDADLSVEVLSPNTNQLFDDPNNNSIVLKITYKNVSFLFTGDMETSAEESVLSNYKKSELSAVILKVAHHGSRSSSTEDFLSAVSPEVAVMSVGRYNRFRLPHPTIVKRYNDFDIELHRTDKEGTIIVTTDGETYSLNAVGFSNR; encoded by the coding sequence ATGAGAGATGCTAAATTAAAATTTCTTGTAATACTTTTTACAGGACTGCTTGTCGTTAATTTATATTCTCAGCAAGAAACCAAACCCAAAAACCTGGAGGTCTATTTTCTGGATGTCGGGCAGGGTGATGGTGCATTCCTGAAAACGCCTAATGGCAAAAATATACTGATTGATGCAGGGCAGTGTGCACTTGAAGATGACGAATTTGATGCCGGCAAAGAAATCGTTATACCGTTTTTAGTCAAGCAAGGTATTACAAAAATTGACTGTATTGTTGCCTCTCATGCACACGCTGACCATATTGGCGGTTTAATCAGTATTATGAAAAAATATCCTGTTGGTGAAGTGCTTGATACCGGCTTCCCGTATCCATCGCCTGTTTATACAAGGTTTCTTCAGGTAATAAAATTGAAAAAAATAAAATATAAAATTGTAACTCGTGGTGAGATACTTCACTGGGATGCTGACCTATCAGTAGAGGTTTTATCGCCAAATACAAATCAATTATTTGACGACCCGAACAATAATTCAATTGTGCTAAAAATTACATATAAGAATGTTTCGTTTTTATTCACAGGCGATATGGAAACATCTGCGGAAGAGAGTGTGCTATCTAACTACAAAAAAAGCGAACTGTCAGCAGTGATACTGAAAGTAGCGCATCACGGTTCACGGTCATCTTCAACCGAAGATTTTCTGTCTGCGGTATCGCCTGAAGTCGCTGTAATGTCCGTCGGTAGATATAACAGATTCCGACTGCCACATCCAACGATTGTAAAGCGATATAATGATTTTGACATTGAACTTCACAGAACCGATAAAGAAGGCACGATTATTGTAACAACCGATGGTGAAACTTACTCACTAAACGCAGTAGGATTTAGTAATCGCTGA
- a CDS encoding histone deacetylase family protein has product MKIIYSEKCAEYNAPYHPESPARVLGTKKFLDTKGFEFVIPKPATETDIMAVHTKKLLEMVRKEDFIDADTPALPGIFNYALLSAGAAIEAANFSKSGEFAFSMMRPPGHHAGKNFLGGFCYFNNIAIATKYLIAQSPNPRLKSGATIAILDIDCHHGNGTQDIFLGDANVVYISLHQVPLYPGTGLKSEKNCLNFPLSPGTDETRYLEILDIALTEIKKVEPDIIGISVGFDTYENDPLTQLNLKKESYTKIAQKIAGLHLKTFAVLEGGYSPEMPECVFNFLAGFETL; this is encoded by the coding sequence ATGAAGATAATTTATTCAGAAAAATGTGCTGAATACAATGCTCCATATCATCCGGAATCGCCTGCAAGGGTTTTAGGCACAAAAAAATTCTTGGATACCAAAGGATTTGAGTTTGTTATCCCGAAACCTGCAACTGAAACCGATATTATGGCTGTGCATACAAAAAAACTTTTAGAGATGGTCAGAAAAGAAGATTTTATTGATGCGGATACACCTGCATTACCAGGAATATTTAATTATGCATTATTATCTGCTGGTGCGGCAATTGAAGCCGCAAACTTTTCAAAATCTGGCGAGTTTGCATTCTCTATGATGCGGCCGCCGGGTCATCACGCAGGCAAAAATTTTTTAGGCGGTTTCTGTTATTTTAATAATATCGCCATTGCCACTAAATACCTAATCGCCCAATCGCCCAACCCCCGACTTAAGTCGGGGGCTACAATCGCCATCTTAGATATTGACTGCCATCACGGTAATGGCACACAGGATATTTTTTTAGGTGATGCAAATGTCGTGTATATTTCACTTCATCAAGTGCCGCTTTATCCCGGTACAGGACTTAAATCAGAAAAAAATTGTCTGAACTTTCCACTGTCGCCTGGAACCGATGAGACGCGATATCTTGAGATACTTGATATTGCGCTGACAGAAATCAAAAAAGTTGAACCTGATATTATCGGTATTTCGGTTGGTTTTGATACTTACGAAAACGACCCATTAACACAGCTGAACTTAAAAAAAGAATCATACACCAAAATTGCCCAAAAAATCGCAGGGCTACACTTAAAAACATTCGCAGTATTAGAAGGTGGCTACAGTCCTGAGATGCCCGAATGTGTATTTAACTTTTTGGCAGGTTTTGAAACATTATGA
- a CDS encoding DUF3352 domain-containing protein: MKNKNFFLYSLAAVITISLLFLVFYPYLPFPPTLKKEKKPVEIIDFSYERFIPASPTVLFRFENLNSVWTDFKTAKIHNHLTEFLQWLWNEMPSESFGFSTDIRDIQENIGFELSEENLLAFLGKRIMVGMWLENPEDRKILVISNLANRSFLSETMKKLLAQKIGIDEYRNITIDIFAENKYWSIVDDKLVISNDIGTIRNVIDLITGVSKDSFADDSELKNYLTGGKIGSANYIYINPQKLSIVNPATHSGGLKIKNEIEAITVSLKFQKGILIKSDIFFTTPFLKNTKTSKRIKSLRFIPENVFLYIGGHFVNIPAISETGLSQEVGCVIFPFNKHSLAVMLFCEVKNRKQVLNRFEELVKPTDNNFSISLPFLGSVGFNYFFYKKYFIVCHPPTPACSDSIINFIQHRKNRLKDTAKFKELNLSTKSTGIIYTNFAGLVSLFSKKDYLKFVKPTGGYILLDKQTIHASYYIPLTDLADSDWTTIFWQLRNTISKMIIAEKEKITRKNLLYLRQILSIYNSKTNRFPKKLDSLIDEYLNEIPQELLTKSNSVSTVLNGAGGWFYNRSQKKVMLNIFGTDSSGNLYSKW, from the coding sequence ATGAAAAATAAAAATTTTTTTTTATATTCACTCGCCGCTGTAATAACTATTAGTTTACTTTTTTTGGTTTTCTATCCCTACCTCCCCTTCCCCCCCACCCTTAAAAAAGAGAAAAAACCTGTTGAAATAATTGACTTTTCCTACGAACGATTTATACCAGCCAGCCCGACTGTTTTATTCCGTTTTGAAAACTTGAATTCTGTATGGACAGATTTCAAAACAGCCAAGATTCATAATCATCTGACTGAATTTCTGCAATGGTTATGGAATGAGATGCCGTCAGAATCGTTTGGATTTTCAACAGATATAAGAGATATTCAGGAAAACATCGGGTTTGAATTAAGCGAAGAAAACCTGCTTGCGTTTTTAGGTAAAAGAATTATGGTTGGTATGTGGCTTGAAAATCCAGAGGACAGAAAAATTTTAGTAATCTCTAATTTAGCCAATCGTTCTTTTCTATCCGAAACAATGAAAAAATTACTAGCACAAAAAATCGGTATTGATGAATACCGAAACATAACGATAGATATATTTGCTGAAAATAAATACTGGTCTATTGTTGATGATAAACTGGTTATCTCAAATGATATAGGCACAATAAGAAATGTGATTGATTTAATAACAGGTGTTTCAAAAGATTCATTTGCAGACGACTCAGAGTTAAAAAATTATCTAACAGGCGGTAAAATAGGTTCTGCGAATTATATCTATATTAATCCGCAGAAATTAAGTATAGTAAACCCTGCCACCCATAGTGGCGGGCTAAAAATAAAAAATGAAATTGAAGCCATTACAGTTTCGTTAAAATTCCAAAAAGGCATTTTGATAAAATCGGATATTTTCTTTACAACACCGTTTCTTAAAAATACAAAAACATCTAAAAGAATCAAATCGCTTCGGTTTATACCTGAAAATGTATTTTTATATATCGGCGGGCATTTTGTGAACATTCCTGCAATTTCTGAAACAGGTCTCAGCCAGGAAGTTGGCTGTGTAATCTTCCCGTTTAATAAACACTCATTAGCAGTAATGTTGTTTTGTGAGGTAAAAAATAGAAAACAGGTTTTAAACAGATTTGAAGAATTGGTAAAACCGACAGATAACAATTTCAGTATTTCGCTACCGTTTTTAGGTTCTGTAGGATTTAACTATTTCTTCTACAAAAAATACTTTATTGTTTGCCATCCGCCTACACCGGCTTGTTCAGATAGTATAATAAACTTCATCCAGCACAGAAAAAACCGCTTAAAAGATACAGCAAAGTTTAAAGAATTAAATCTTTCTACTAAAAGCACCGGGATTATCTATACAAATTTTGCAGGACTGGTTTCACTATTTTCTAAAAAGGATTATCTAAAATTCGTAAAACCAACCGGCGGCTACATTCTGTTGGATAAACAAACTATTCACGCAAGTTATTATATTCCATTGACAGATCTGGCAGATTCAGATTGGACAACAATTTTTTGGCAACTCCGAAACACTATTTCTAAAATGATTATTGCTGAAAAAGAAAAAATTACCCGCAAAAACCTGCTGTATCTTCGTCAGATATTGAGTATCTACAACTCTAAAACAAACAGATTCCCGAAAAAACTTGATTCGCTTATAGATGAGTATTTGAATGAAATACCACAAGAGTTACTAACGAAATCAAACAGTGTGAGCACTGTATTAAATGGTGCTGGCGGCTGGTTCTATAATCGCAGTCAGAAAAAGGTAATGTTAAACATTTTTGGAACTGATTCATCAGGAAATTTGTATTCAAAATGGTAA